A single Sporomusaceae bacterium DNA region contains:
- a CDS encoding MFS transporter: MSLLPNLFANRQFQIIVIVQMMMVFSNNLLNPVLPVHFKTTGLSESQIGFAMGIVSLGALLLRPWSGMSADVRGSRFTLQIGQILTITGLAAYLWATGFWPLLLVRFWQGIAMSFYGTGAITFASTVGTREHATAAIAYFSLFTMIGLGIGTSAGPFVYQAAGFTSLIAVSLTVSLCALAVIWFGSKPAPARAGDARAPFRAVLAAKIVLAPSVCLFASNFALGTMFTFVPLLALAHGIGGFSVFFVAFSLAVVLARLGVQTVNEWLSPVKTSVCASLLNAASAFLLAAAPCPTVFAVAGVLVGFGFGTIYPTLAGFLVQNVKEANKGSALSILSGAGDVGNALGASVLGVVAQAFGFTAVFTAAAAVILVCALYFHLALRAHAPR; this comes from the coding sequence ATGTCCTTACTGCCGAACCTGTTCGCCAACCGCCAGTTCCAGATCATCGTCATCGTCCAGATGATGATGGTCTTCAGCAACAACCTGCTTAACCCCGTTCTGCCGGTGCACTTCAAAACCACAGGCCTGAGCGAATCCCAGATCGGCTTCGCCATGGGTATCGTCTCGCTCGGCGCCCTGCTGCTCCGCCCCTGGTCGGGGATGAGCGCCGACGTGCGCGGCAGCCGGTTCACGCTGCAGATCGGCCAGATCCTCACAATTACGGGGTTGGCGGCCTACCTGTGGGCAACCGGGTTCTGGCCCCTGCTCCTCGTGCGCTTCTGGCAGGGGATCGCCATGTCCTTCTACGGCACCGGCGCCATCACCTTCGCCAGCACGGTGGGCACGCGCGAACACGCCACCGCCGCCATCGCCTACTTCTCCCTCTTCACCATGATCGGCCTCGGCATCGGCACCAGCGCCGGCCCCTTCGTCTACCAGGCCGCCGGCTTCACGTCCCTGATCGCCGTCAGTCTGACAGTCTCCCTCTGCGCCCTGGCGGTAATATGGTTCGGCTCCAAACCGGCCCCCGCTCGCGCGGGCGACGCCCGGGCCCCTTTCCGCGCCGTCCTGGCCGCCAAAATCGTCCTCGCCCCGTCCGTCTGCCTGTTCGCCTCCAACTTTGCCCTCGGCACCATGTTCACCTTCGTCCCCCTGCTCGCCCTGGCCCACGGCATCGGCGGCTTCTCCGTCTTCTTCGTCGCCTTCAGTCTCGCCGTCGTCCTCGCCCGTCTGGGCGTCCAGACCGTCAATGAATGGCTCAGCCCCGTCAAAACCTCCGTCTGCGCCAGCCTCCTCAACGCCGCCAGCGCCTTCCTGCTCGCCGCCGCCCCCTGCCCGACCGTCTTCGCCGTCGCCGGCGTCCTCGTCGGCTTCGGCTTCGGAACCATCTACCCCACCCTGGCCGGCTTCCTCGTGCAAAACGTCAAAGAAGCCAACAAAGGCTCCGCCCTCAGCATCCTCTCCGGTGCGGGCGACGTCGGCAACGCCCTCGGCGCTTCCGTCCTCGGCGTTGTCGCCCAGGCGTTCGGCTTTACGGCCGTCTTCACCGCCGCCGCCGCCGTCATCCTCGTCTGCGCGCTCTACTTCCACCTCGCCCTGCGCGCGCACGCGCCGCGGTAG
- a CDS encoding sigma 54-interacting transcriptional regulator, which translates to MKTKMWIITPFVAMQKVAEQVVAERARELANCDVAVSTSHCDVTGFQNSLVELRKAQEWGAEVIVSRGGTAAYIAEHTDIPVVEIEVTALDMLSAFNKAGKDASTIGLAGFRNVIYECESLYDFLGTQLRQVTILDDCDDAGMKQAIREGIRILVGDALAIRFANSAGISCILIESGKASIYKAIREAESVVRVRRKEQARTEMLRTIIDSSTDGIIAVDDAARITLFNKAAEGIFGFGQDRAAGRPVTDVIPNTRLPQVLSTGEPEIGELQIIGKRQIATKRIPIKTGDQVTGVVATFQEVSQLQKFEQSIRRKLYDKGLTAKFHLNQIVGDSPALRKAKELARTYAATDSTVMITGETGTGKELFAQSIHNLSSRRDAPFVAVNCAALPESLLESELFGYEEGAFSGAKKGGKIGLVELAHRGTLFLDEIGEMPLSLQTRILRMIQEKEVMRLGGDKINMVNVRILVATNKDLTRLVAVNRFREDLYYRLNVLPLHLPPLRERPEDIGRLAEHFVRRLSTHRPPVKSISPEAIGALREYPWFGNVRELANVVERLVLLSPGAEIGRRQVAEVVNVASKPEAAAAQPAADVWALVGEFRKLGMGARKIARVLTQKGYDIKYYQVAYRLDKEKNG; encoded by the coding sequence ATGAAGACAAAGATGTGGATTATCACGCCGTTCGTTGCGATGCAGAAGGTGGCTGAGCAGGTGGTGGCCGAGAGGGCTCGCGAACTTGCCAACTGCGATGTCGCGGTATCGACTTCCCACTGCGACGTCACCGGGTTTCAGAACAGCCTGGTCGAGCTGCGCAAGGCGCAGGAGTGGGGAGCGGAGGTGATTGTCAGCCGCGGCGGCACGGCGGCGTATATCGCCGAGCATACCGATATCCCCGTGGTCGAGATCGAGGTGACGGCGCTCGATATGCTGAGCGCGTTCAACAAGGCGGGGAAAGACGCGTCGACGATCGGCCTGGCGGGGTTCAGGAATGTTATTTACGAGTGCGAGAGCCTGTACGATTTTCTGGGCACCCAGCTCCGTCAGGTTACGATTCTCGACGATTGCGACGATGCGGGGATGAAGCAGGCCATCAGGGAAGGCATCCGGATCCTGGTGGGCGACGCGCTGGCGATAAGGTTCGCCAATTCGGCCGGGATATCGTGCATTTTGATCGAGTCGGGCAAGGCGTCGATCTATAAGGCGATCAGGGAGGCGGAGTCGGTCGTCAGGGTGCGCAGGAAGGAACAGGCCCGGACGGAGATGCTGCGGACGATAATCGATTCGTCGACCGACGGCATAATCGCGGTCGATGATGCCGCCCGCATAACGCTTTTCAACAAGGCGGCGGAGGGTATCTTCGGGTTCGGTCAGGACCGGGCGGCCGGACGGCCGGTGACGGACGTCATTCCCAATACGCGCCTGCCCCAGGTGCTGAGCACCGGCGAGCCGGAGATCGGCGAGCTGCAGATAATCGGCAAACGGCAGATCGCCACGAAGCGCATCCCGATAAAGACGGGCGATCAGGTTACCGGCGTCGTGGCGACTTTCCAGGAGGTGTCGCAGCTGCAGAAGTTCGAGCAGTCTATCCGCCGGAAGCTTTACGATAAGGGTCTGACGGCCAAGTTCCATCTTAACCAGATTGTCGGCGATTCCCCCGCGCTGCGGAAGGCGAAGGAGCTCGCCCGCACGTATGCGGCAACCGATTCGACGGTGATGATCACGGGGGAGACGGGCACCGGCAAGGAGCTTTTCGCCCAGAGCATTCACAACCTCAGTTCGCGCCGCGACGCGCCTTTCGTGGCCGTCAACTGCGCCGCGCTGCCGGAAAGCCTGCTGGAGAGCGAGTTGTTCGGGTATGAGGAGGGTGCGTTTTCGGGGGCGAAGAAGGGCGGCAAGATCGGCCTGGTCGAACTCGCCCACCGCGGGACGCTGTTTCTCGACGAGATCGGCGAGATGCCGCTTTCGCTGCAGACCCGCATCCTGAGGATGATCCAGGAGAAAGAGGTTATGAGGCTTGGGGGCGACAAGATCAATATGGTCAATGTCCGTATATTGGTGGCGACCAATAAGGATTTGACCCGTCTTGTGGCGGTCAACAGGTTCCGGGAGGATCTTTATTACCGGCTCAACGTGCTGCCGCTGCATCTGCCGCCGCTGCGGGAGCGTCCGGAGGATATCGGGCGCCTGGCGGAGCATTTCGTCCGCAGGCTGTCGACGCACCGGCCGCCGGTGAAGAGCATTTCTCCGGAGGCGATCGGGGCGCTGCGGGAATACCCGTGGTTCGGCAATGTGCGGGAGCTGGCCAATGTGGTGGAGCGACTGGTGCTGTTGTCGCCGGGGGCGGAAATCGGCAGACGGCAGGTGGCGGAGGTGGTGAATGTCGCCAGTAAGCCGGAGGCTGCCGCGGCTCAGCCGGCTGCGGATGTGTGGGCGCTGGTCGGGGAGTTCCGGAAGCTGGGTATGGGGGCGCGGAAGATCGCCAGGGTGCTGACTCAGAAGGGGTACGATATAAAGTATTATCAGGTCGCTTATCGCCTGGACAAGGAAAAGAACGGGTAA
- the larA gene encoding nickel-dependent lactate racemase, with product MKKVKLAYGRTGLEINVADDAVVIEPNHLEGLADEKQAVLAALRDPIGAPPLRSMVSTSDTVAIVISDLTRPTPNHKLVPWILEELGHVPPENFVIINGLGSHRANTRDELILMLGREIVDTIRIENHDAFDDGKLVRVGRNTYGSEVYFNKTYVEASFKIVIGFIEPHFFAGFSGGPKGIQPGVSSIKTILDFHNAQMIGHPNSTWGIIEGNILQDAATQNCLMAKPDFMLNVTLNGEKEITNVFAGDVIKAHRIGCQFVRESAMHAVDQAFDIVVTTNSGYPLDQNLYQTVKGMSAAAQIVRQGGAIVSASECSDGVPNHGNYAKILQMRDTPQQLLAMIEDPAFSMFDQWQVQVQAIVQLKADCYLYSTLDGATVAKAKFIPISDVEQTLAALTAKYGPKPRIAVLPFGPLTIPYVKQAR from the coding sequence ATGAAAAAAGTAAAACTGGCTTACGGCAGAACCGGACTGGAAATCAACGTCGCCGACGACGCGGTGGTTATCGAACCCAACCACCTCGAAGGCCTGGCCGACGAAAAGCAGGCCGTCCTCGCGGCGCTGCGCGACCCCATCGGCGCCCCGCCGCTGCGGTCGATGGTAAGCACCTCCGATACGGTGGCGATCGTGATTTCCGACCTCACCCGGCCGACGCCGAACCACAAGCTCGTCCCGTGGATACTCGAGGAACTCGGCCACGTGCCGCCGGAAAACTTCGTCATCATCAACGGCCTCGGCTCGCACCGGGCGAATACCAGGGACGAACTCATCCTCATGCTCGGCAGGGAGATCGTCGACACCATCCGCATCGAGAACCACGACGCCTTCGACGACGGCAAACTCGTCCGCGTGGGCCGCAACACCTACGGCTCCGAGGTATACTTCAACAAAACCTATGTCGAGGCATCCTTCAAAATCGTCATCGGCTTCATCGAGCCCCACTTCTTCGCCGGCTTCTCGGGCGGCCCCAAGGGGATCCAGCCCGGCGTTTCCAGCATAAAGACCATCCTCGATTTCCACAACGCGCAGATGATCGGCCACCCCAACAGCACGTGGGGGATCATCGAAGGAAACATCCTCCAGGACGCCGCCACCCAGAACTGCCTGATGGCCAAACCCGACTTCATGCTCAACGTCACCCTCAACGGCGAGAAAGAAATCACCAACGTCTTCGCCGGCGACGTCATCAAAGCCCACCGCATCGGCTGCCAATTCGTCAGGGAAAGCGCCATGCACGCCGTCGACCAGGCGTTCGACATCGTCGTCACGACCAACTCGGGCTACCCGCTCGACCAAAACCTCTACCAAACCGTCAAAGGCATGAGCGCGGCGGCGCAGATCGTGCGCCAGGGCGGCGCGATCGTCAGCGCGTCCGAATGCTCGGACGGCGTGCCCAACCACGGCAACTACGCCAAAATCCTGCAGATGCGCGACACGCCGCAGCAGCTGCTGGCCATGATCGAAGACCCGGCGTTCAGCATGTTCGACCAATGGCAGGTCCAGGTGCAGGCCATCGTCCAGCTCAAAGCCGACTGCTACCTCTACTCCACCCTCGACGGCGCAACCGTCGCCAAAGCCAAATTCATCCCCATAAGCGACGTGGAGCAAACCCTGGCCGCCCTGACCGCGAAATACGGACCGAAGCCCCGCATAGCCGTCCTCCCGTTCGGGCCACTGACAATCCCCTACGTCAAACAGGCGCGGTAA
- a CDS encoding 2-keto-3-deoxygluconate permease — MQIKRAIEKVPGGLMVVPLMFGALLNTIDQLHIPFIMSFLKSLGVAPIKPGIYEFLRIGGFTQFLFKDGAMPLIALFLFCCGSQMNLRVGGLALKKGVLLTASKYFTGLIVGVIWGKLSGDMMNGFLGLSTMAIIAAMTNGNGGMYAALTGQYGNRSDVGAVAVLSLNDGPFFTLMALGMLGANFPIIAFIAVLLPIGIGMLLGNLDKDIREFLKPGESLPIPFFAFALGAGMNLATFFNPKVVVAGVTLGLMTTILTGLTGILVFKLFREKSQIAPVAEASTAGNAVGTPAAIAAAASIAVGAGMMSPAEALAYKNLVEIATLQVSLSTLTTAILCPIAVILMDKWQKSRGIDAKIEYPENGQSANHQA; from the coding sequence ATGCAAATCAAGCGCGCAATCGAAAAGGTCCCCGGCGGGCTCATGGTAGTGCCCCTGATGTTCGGCGCCCTGCTGAACACCATTGACCAGCTGCACATTCCTTTCATAATGTCCTTCCTCAAGTCCCTCGGCGTAGCGCCCATCAAACCGGGAATATATGAATTTTTACGGATTGGCGGGTTTACGCAATTCCTGTTCAAAGACGGCGCCATGCCCCTCATCGCCCTCTTTCTTTTCTGCTGCGGCAGCCAAATGAACCTGCGGGTCGGCGGCCTGGCCCTCAAGAAAGGCGTCCTCCTCACCGCCTCCAAATACTTCACCGGCCTCATCGTCGGCGTCATCTGGGGCAAACTATCCGGCGACATGATGAACGGCTTCCTCGGCCTGTCCACCATGGCGATCATCGCCGCCATGACCAACGGCAACGGCGGCATGTACGCGGCCCTCACCGGCCAGTACGGCAACCGCTCCGACGTCGGCGCCGTCGCCGTCCTCTCGCTCAACGACGGCCCCTTCTTCACCCTCATGGCGCTCGGCATGCTCGGCGCCAACTTCCCCATTATCGCCTTCATCGCCGTCCTCCTGCCCATCGGCATCGGCATGCTGCTCGGCAACCTGGACAAGGACATCCGCGAATTCCTCAAGCCGGGCGAATCCCTGCCCATTCCCTTCTTCGCCTTCGCCCTCGGCGCCGGCATGAACCTCGCCACCTTCTTCAATCCCAAAGTCGTCGTCGCCGGCGTCACATTAGGGCTGATGACCACCATCCTGACCGGCTTGACCGGCATCCTGGTATTCAAGCTATTCCGCGAAAAGAGCCAGATAGCCCCGGTCGCCGAAGCCTCGACAGCCGGCAATGCCGTAGGCACCCCCGCCGCTATCGCCGCCGCCGCCTCAATAGCTGTGGGCGCAGGCATGATGAGCCCTGCCGAAGCCCTGGCGTACAAGAACCTCGTCGAAATCGCCACCCTCCAGGTGTCGCTGTCCACCTTGACCACCGCCATCCTCTGCCCCATCGCCGTCATCTTGATGGACAAGTGGCAGAAAAGCCGCGGCATCGACGCCAAGATCGAATACCCCGAGAACGGACAGTCGGCAAACCATCAGGCCTAG
- a CDS encoding spore germination protein, with translation MGKVDGNDFRVKLQGLKTLLAGAGEIEQDLETLARTLREQYVESEAYPLSAVLADNLAALGKIFAGSDDIRFREFWAAPLQLKATLVFLEGMVDEATINEHVIEKLTRPSAVPASGPQQSGLADTVRHTFLTTASVAVENRMEAVVNRILAGNAALFVDTLAAGIVVATRKVEARAIAEPDTEAEIRGPRDGFTEELRVNITLIRRRIKNPNLVVGKRTVGRRSQTDIAVVYFRGIADFKLVGEVEKRLQNITIDIPAPSGIHGLFEDSPFSIFPTVLDTERPDRVVSLLAEGKVGILIDGTPYCCVAPTTFTDFFKSGDDYYEKWLPAALIRFTRYVTAFFALTMPALYVAITSFHPGLLPMPLTLTVGTSREGVPFPTFIEAFIMEGLLEIMQEAGIRLPKLIGPAVSIVGGLVIGEAAVRAGLVSPPLVIVTSFTAIATFSISSYRMGLPLRLLRVPLMILAAGMGMFGVMWGLIAIAIHLSILESFGEPYLAPLTPRSSAHLSDLKDTVALLPATRMSERPAYLEPQDAVRLKEEKGSGDDAD, from the coding sequence GTGGGAAAAGTAGACGGGAACGATTTCCGCGTTAAGCTTCAGGGCCTGAAAACCCTGCTGGCCGGCGCGGGCGAAATCGAGCAGGACCTGGAAACCCTCGCCAGGACACTTCGGGAGCAGTATGTCGAGAGCGAAGCCTACCCGCTGTCGGCCGTGCTGGCCGACAACCTGGCGGCCTTAGGCAAAATATTCGCCGGCAGCGACGACATCCGGTTCCGCGAATTCTGGGCCGCACCCCTGCAGTTAAAGGCGACGCTCGTTTTCCTCGAAGGCATGGTCGACGAAGCGACGATCAACGAGCATGTTATCGAAAAGCTTACCCGGCCCAGCGCTGTCCCGGCTTCCGGCCCGCAACAGTCCGGCCTGGCCGATACCGTTCGCCATACCTTCCTCACCACAGCGTCGGTCGCCGTGGAAAACAGGATGGAAGCGGTCGTAAACCGGATTCTGGCCGGCAACGCCGCCTTGTTCGTCGATACGCTCGCCGCGGGGATCGTCGTCGCAACCCGCAAAGTCGAAGCGCGCGCCATCGCCGAACCGGATACGGAAGCCGAGATACGCGGCCCGCGCGACGGCTTCACGGAAGAACTGCGCGTCAATATTACGCTTATCCGCCGCCGGATCAAAAACCCCAACCTCGTCGTCGGCAAGCGGACTGTCGGCAGACGCAGCCAGACGGATATCGCCGTCGTCTATTTCCGCGGCATCGCCGACTTCAAGCTGGTCGGCGAGGTCGAAAAACGCCTGCAAAATATCACCATCGATATCCCCGCGCCGTCCGGTATCCATGGCCTGTTCGAAGACTCCCCCTTTTCGATCTTCCCCACAGTGCTGGACACCGAGCGCCCCGACAGAGTCGTGAGCCTGCTGGCCGAAGGCAAGGTCGGCATCCTGATCGACGGCACGCCTTACTGCTGCGTCGCCCCCACCACCTTCACCGATTTCTTCAAATCCGGCGACGACTACTACGAAAAATGGCTGCCCGCCGCCCTCATCAGATTCACCCGCTACGTCACCGCCTTCTTCGCGCTGACCATGCCCGCCCTCTATGTCGCCATAACCAGCTTCCACCCCGGCCTCCTCCCCATGCCGCTCACCCTGACGGTCGGCACGTCGCGCGAGGGGGTGCCGTTTCCCACCTTTATCGAAGCGTTCATCATGGAAGGCCTGCTGGAAATCATGCAGGAGGCTGGCATCAGGCTGCCCAAACTGATCGGCCCGGCGGTCAGCATCGTCGGCGGCCTGGTCATCGGCGAGGCGGCAGTGCGGGCGGGACTGGTCAGCCCGCCGCTCGTCATCGTCACCTCCTTCACCGCCATCGCTACCTTCAGCATCTCCAGCTACCGGATGGGCCTGCCGCTGAGGTTGCTCAGAGTGCCGCTCATGATCCTGGCGGCCGGTATGGGCATGTTCGGCGTGATGTGGGGCCTAATCGCCATCGCTATCCATCTCAGCATCCTGGAAAGCTTCGGCGAGCCTTACCTGGCGCCGCTTACCCCCAGATCGAGCGCCCACCTCAGCGACCTAAAGGACACCGTCGCCCTCCTGCCCGCCACCCGCATGTCCGAACGGCCCGCCTACCTAGAGCCTCAGGACGCCGTGCGGCTTAAGGAGGAGAAAGGCAGCGGCGACGATGCAGACTAG
- a CDS encoding GerAB/ArcD/ProY family transporter yields MQTRWVSPLQFMVITINAMVGTSLLVLPRTVAETAKQDLWLSVLLASVLIAVSFRIAAALAARFPDQTAIEYHRVLLGKVWGNVLSVVMLALMIAMAAQLIRISRIAVKIFLLDMTPSQVIVLALLLLAVYAAQSGLGPVIRAQQFLLLFAHSTFVVLVLLGLLEIETAHYTPLLAEGVMPALAGSLDCWAAYSGPELIIGLVYPYLVRRDSVVRFGLAGIGAVTVLFVLIAGITLGILGPEETAHLLIPTIMAYRAIEIPDTFIERIDGYLMIVWIAVCFTSLVNWLYFSGFAAARLLRLENPRPAMVVLVPVLAYLVTVPPDFYSLIVVGKWLNYAGLAWGLGVLPLLLALAWRRQRG; encoded by the coding sequence ATGCAGACTAGATGGGTATCACCGCTACAATTCATGGTGATAACGATCAACGCCATGGTCGGCACCAGTTTGCTCGTGCTGCCCCGCACGGTCGCCGAAACCGCGAAACAGGACCTGTGGCTGTCGGTGCTGCTAGCGAGCGTCCTTATCGCCGTATCCTTCCGGATCGCCGCCGCCCTGGCCGCCCGCTTCCCCGACCAGACCGCGATCGAGTACCACCGCGTATTGCTGGGAAAGGTCTGGGGAAATGTCCTGAGTGTCGTCATGCTGGCGCTGATGATCGCCATGGCGGCGCAGCTTATCCGGATCTCGCGCATCGCCGTGAAGATTTTTCTCCTGGACATGACCCCGTCGCAGGTCATCGTCCTCGCCCTGCTGCTGCTCGCCGTGTATGCGGCCCAGAGCGGCCTCGGCCCTGTCATCCGCGCGCAGCAGTTCCTGCTCCTCTTCGCGCACTCGACCTTCGTCGTGCTGGTGCTCCTCGGCCTGCTGGAGATCGAAACCGCGCATTACACGCCGCTGCTGGCGGAAGGCGTCATGCCGGCGCTGGCAGGCAGTCTGGACTGCTGGGCGGCTTACAGCGGGCCGGAGCTGATAATAGGGTTGGTGTATCCGTATCTCGTCCGGCGGGACAGCGTCGTCCGCTTCGGCCTGGCCGGCATCGGGGCGGTGACCGTCCTATTCGTCTTGATCGCGGGTATAACGCTGGGGATACTGGGGCCGGAAGAGACGGCCCACCTGCTCATCCCGACAATCATGGCCTACCGGGCGATCGAAATCCCCGACACCTTCATCGAACGGATCGACGGCTATCTGATGATCGTCTGGATCGCCGTCTGCTTCACATCCCTGGTCAACTGGCTGTATTTCAGCGGCTTTGCCGCCGCCCGCCTGCTGAGGCTGGAAAATCCCCGCCCGGCGATGGTCGTGCTCGTTCCCGTGCTCGCGTACCTCGTCACCGTGCCGCCGGACTTTTACTCGCTCATCGTCGTCGGCAAATGGCTGAATTACGCCGGCCTGGCGTGGGGTCTGGGAGTCCTGCCGCTCTTGCTGGCGCTGGCCTGGCGGCGGCAACGGGGGTGA
- a CDS encoding Ger(x)C family spore germination protein, producing the protein MLLVVALIAITLPLGGCWDRKEIENRGYVLGVAVDHATAGEGSGKKEFLAAPQGAGRRTYLVTMELPKFRKEASREISSSQKHLIWAAEGESMLAIVRAINTKVYFAMFFEDIQIMIVSEAVAREGIGGILDFWLRDAEIRRKVKLFVAPGRAEDVLKATLQVDEVNSVFIAKLPKNADRSPYFPSKATVGEISEAIRGKRSFVLPFVLVEGKEVKLAKAAVFDRRQRMIGELDEFEVYGGKLLRRELKQGVVVFANPAAPGKIAVFELYEADIKVTPLFEGNNLRFSLEARFVGTLGENQYPPQDALDPEFTKAMEQAVAAEYTRMARKAYDRQQDMKVEILGLGKLVYNRYPQYWKSVKDRWEEEIFPAAPIDIKIDVSVRRPVLKR; encoded by the coding sequence TTGCTGCTCGTTGTTGCGCTAATAGCGATTACCCTGCCGCTCGGCGGCTGCTGGGACCGCAAGGAGATCGAAAACCGCGGCTATGTGCTCGGCGTCGCCGTCGACCACGCAACCGCCGGCGAAGGCAGCGGCAAAAAAGAATTCCTGGCAGCGCCGCAGGGGGCGGGACGGCGGACGTACCTTGTGACGATGGAACTGCCCAAATTCAGGAAAGAAGCGAGCAGGGAGATCTCCAGCTCCCAGAAGCACCTCATCTGGGCGGCCGAGGGGGAGTCGATGCTCGCGATCGTCCGCGCCATCAACACCAAGGTCTACTTCGCCATGTTTTTCGAGGATATCCAGATCATGATCGTCAGCGAGGCGGTGGCCAGGGAAGGCATCGGCGGCATCCTCGACTTCTGGCTGCGCGACGCCGAGATCCGCCGCAAGGTCAAGCTGTTCGTCGCGCCCGGCCGCGCCGAAGACGTCCTGAAAGCCACCCTGCAGGTCGACGAGGTAAACAGCGTCTTCATCGCCAAACTGCCGAAAAACGCCGACCGGTCGCCGTACTTCCCGAGCAAGGCGACCGTCGGGGAGATATCGGAAGCGATCAGGGGCAAACGGTCGTTCGTCCTGCCGTTCGTCCTGGTGGAAGGCAAGGAGGTGAAGCTGGCGAAGGCCGCTGTGTTCGACAGGCGGCAGAGGATGATCGGCGAGCTGGACGAATTCGAAGTATACGGCGGGAAACTGCTCAGACGGGAGCTCAAGCAGGGCGTGGTCGTCTTCGCCAACCCGGCCGCCCCCGGTAAGATCGCCGTTTTCGAACTGTACGAGGCCGATATCAAAGTCACGCCCCTGTTTGAGGGGAATAACCTCCGCTTTTCCCTGGAGGCCAGGTTCGTCGGCACGCTGGGCGAAAACCAATACCCCCCGCAGGACGCCCTCGACCCCGAATTCACCAAAGCAATGGAACAGGCGGTGGCGGCCGAATACACGCGGATGGCGAGAAAGGCTTACGACCGGCAGCAGGACATGAAGGTCGAGATATTAGGTCTGGGCAAACTGGTTTACAACCGTTACCCGCAATACTGGAAAAGCGTAAAAGACCGCTGGGAAGAAGAGATATTCCCCGCCGCCCCGATCGACATTAAAATCGACGTCAGCGTACGGAGGCCGGTGCTGAAGCGCTGA
- a CDS encoding DUF378 domain-containing protein, translating into MDRIALLLVIAGAINWLLVGLLQLDLVASIFGGQNSFMSRIVYTVVGIGGLWSLSLLFRERGRG; encoded by the coding sequence TTGGATAGAATCGCATTATTGCTGGTCATCGCCGGGGCGATAAACTGGCTGCTGGTGGGGCTGCTGCAGCTCGATCTCGTCGCGTCAATCTTTGGCGGTCAGAATTCGTTCATGAGCCGGATCGTCTATACCGTGGTCGGTATCGGCGGTCTGTGGTCGCTGTCGCTCCTCTTCCGCGAGCGCGGGCGGGGATAG